AGCTTAATGGGCGTCAGCGCATCTGGACAGGGCCTTATCTGACGGCTGATTTCAATTTAGGCTTAGCCGCCAGCACTAACACCAAAGAAGACGTGATTTATTACAACCCGAAAAGGGATTTCACTTACCTTCCTGCGGTTACCCTGAATCATATTATGTATCGCCATTATAAAACTATCTGGAGCCAGCAAGTGCAACTTGGTGTGGGCGGCTACTGGGAGAAAAACTACGGTAATGGCCTGGTCACTACGGCAAGTTATGGGCAGCGAGTTCAATGGAATGATGTGGTCGATACAGGTTTAGCAGTTACCTACGACAAGCGCCCCTATGATGGTGTCCGTGAACATGACCTCTCACTCGCTTTCGATTTGAATTACCGTTTCTAAGGGAAGTCGCTATGGCGAAGATACTATTTTTTATCCGGATACTTGTAGTTGGAATGATAACGTTACTGGCTTCCGTCTGTTATGCAGAGAAACCGGTATTTGTTCCACCTGCCGAGCGCGCATTGCCGCTCAGTGAAAGGCCGTGGCAGAAGAATACGTTTGTGGTTATTGCTTATCATGATGTTGAAGATGAGTCAGCTGACCAACGTTATTTGTCGGTAAGAAGCAGTGCATTAAGCGAACAACTGGCCTGGTTGAAGGACAACCGCTACAACGTGGTTTCCGTCGATCAGATTCTGGCGGCACGTAATGGCGGCACTCCTTTACCTAATAAAGCTGTTTTACTGACATTCGATGATGGCTATAGCAGTTTCTATAACCGCGTTTATCCATTCTTAGAAGCCAATAATTTAAGCGCAGTATTGGCTCCCGTTGGGACGTGGATCGATACGCCACCCAATAAAAAAGTGGATTTTGGTGGTTTAAGCACTGACAGAGATCGTTTCCTCACCTGGAAACAGATCACTGAAATGTCTAAGTCAAAGCTGATTGAAATCGGCGCACATACTTATGCTTCACACTATGGAGTGATTGCCAACCCGCAAGGGAACACTGAGCCGGCAGCAGCCAACCTGATTTATGACCCCAAAACCAAAAAGTATGAGACAGAAGCTGCATTTAAGCAGCGGATGGAAAAAGATATTTCGTTGATAACCGAGCGCATTATTAAAGCGACCGGTAAACAGCCGCGGGTTTGGGTGTGGCCATACGGCGCACCAAACGGCACTGTGCTCAACATCTTGCGCCAACATGGCTACCAAATGGCGATGACATTGGAACCGGGTATTGGCAACGTCAATGATCTGATGAATATCCCGCGTATTCTGATCAGCAATAATCCATCATTGAAAGATTTCGCCCAACTTGTCACGTCGGTGCAGGAAAAAGACATTATGCGGGTGGCGCATGTCGATTTGGATTATCTCTACGATCCAGATCCGGTACAGGAAAAGGAAAATCTGGATAAATTAGTTCAGCGGATTTCCGATTTACGTGTCACTACCGTGTTTTTACAAGCATTTTCTGACCCGAAAGGGGATGGCAATATTCGCCAAGTTTACTTCCCGAATCGCTGGATCCCGATGCGTCAGGACTTGTTTAACCGAGTTGCATGGCAATTAGCTTCGCGCCCGGATGTTGACGTTTATGCCTGGATGCCGGTATTGGCGTTTGAGATGGATTCATCTTTACCGCGAATTCAACGTATTGATCCGAAAACCGGTAAGACCAGCATTGATCCGGACCAATATCGCCGCCTGTCACCGTTTAATCCTGAAGTTCGGCAGCGCATCATCGATATCTATCGCGATATGGCCTATAGCGCGCCAATTGACGGCATTCTTTATCACGACGACGCAGTGATGTCTGACTTTGAAGATGCCTCACCCGATGCGATTCGCGCATACGAAAAAGCCGGTTTCCCAGGTTCCATTGCAGAGATACGTAAAGACCCGGAAACGATGGCTCGCTGGACGCGTTATAAGAGTAAATATTTGGTTGATTTCACCAATGAATTGACCCGTCAGGTCCGTGATATCCGTGGCCCGCAAGTCAAATCAGCCCGTAATATATTTGCTATGCCGATTTTAGAACCGGAAAGCGAAGCATGGTTTGCGCAGAATCTTGACGATTTCCTGGCTAACTATGATTGGGTTGCCCCGATGGCAATGCCGTTAATGGAGAAGGTGCCGTTATCAGAGTCTAACGAGTGGCTAGCGCAACTGGTGAATAAAGTTGCACAGCGCCCAGGCGCACTGAATAAAACTGTTTTTGAACTGCAATCGAAAGACTGGACCAAACCAGAGGGCAGCAATGCCATCAGTGGCCCAATACTGGCAGGATGGATGCGCCAGTTGCAGTTAAATGGCGCGCAAAATTTTGGTTACTATCCGGATAACTTTATCACTGGCGAACCACCGCTAAAAGATGTCCGTCCTGTGCTATCTTCTGCCTGGTATCCTTTATATGATCGATAGAATTATTGCATTACTCATCCTATGCCTGGTTCTGAGTATTCCCGCGGGAATGATCCTGCTCTTTACCGGCGACGTGTTGCTGAATTTTGTCTTCTTCTATCCGCTGTTTATGTCCGGCATTTGGATAACGGGTGGTGTCTATTTCTGGCTAAAGCGAGAAAGACACTGGCCGTGGGGCGATGATGTACCGCCTCCAGAGCTGAAAGGCAACCCACTGGTGTCAATTTTAATCCCTTGTTTTAATGAGGGGTTGAATGCGCGGGAAACTATTCACGCAGCACTGGCACAGACTTACACCAATATCGAAGTGATCGCTATCAACGATGGTTCCAGTGATGACACGGCGCAAGTGCTGGATGCCTTATTGGCTGAAGACCCACGCTTGCGTGTTATTCACTTGGCTCATAATCAAGGTAAGGCTATTGCCCTGCGGATGGGGGCAGCAGCGGCGCGCAGTGAATATCTGGTGTGTATTGATGGTGATGCTTTGCTGGACAGTAAAGCAGTGCCTTATCTGGTCGCGCCATTAATTGCTAACCCGCGGACCGGAGCGGTAACCGGTAACCCACGCATCCGTACCCGTTCGACCTTGATTGGCCGGGTTCAGGTAGGGGAGTTCTCTTCTATCATTGGGCTGATTAAACGAACTCAACGGGTTTACGGGCAAGTCTTTACCGTTTCTGGCGTAGTGGCTGCTTTTCGCCGTAGAGCATTGGCGGATGTCGGTTACTGGAGTCCGGATATGATAACTGAAGATATTGATATCAGTTGGAAACTCCAGATAAGACATTGGTCAGTATTCTTTGAACCACGGGGTCTGTGCTGGATTTTGATGCCAGAAACCTTAGGGGGTTTGTGGAAGCAGCGCCTACGCTGGGCGCAGGGTGGGGCAGAGGTTTTCCTGAAGAATATGTTCAAGCTGTGGCGCTGGCGTAATCGCCGGATGTGGCTATTGTTCCTTGAATACTCACTGTCTATCACTTGGGCCTTTACTTACCTGTTCAGTATCATCCTGTTCCTGCTGGGCTTGGTTATTACCTTACCACCAGGCATTCATGTGCAGACTGTGTTCCCGCCAGCCTTTACCGGCATGGTATTGGCACTAACCTGTCTGTTGCAGTTTGCTATCAGTTTGGTGATTGAACGGCGCTATGAGCCTAAACTGGGTAATTCACTATTTTGGATTATTTGGTACCCAATGGTTTATTGGATGCTAAGTTTGTTCACCACCGTGGTTTCGTTCCCAAAAGTGATGCTGAACACCAAACGTAAACGTGCGCGCTGGGTCAGCCCAGACCGCGGGATCGGGAGGGTTAAACCATGAGTGCGCCTCTGATTCATACTGAGCAGCGCCTGCTACCGCGCTTAATTGATATAATCATTACCGCTTTGGCCTGGTTCGGTTTTATCTTCCTGTTTGTGAAGGGCTTTTTGGATATGATCCACCGCGCCCCAAACATGGGACCGATCCCGTTTAGAATGTACATTTTGGCCGGTCTGACGACGTTGGCGCTATATGCAGCCATTGCGGCATTTAATGCCATTGTGCTGATTGTTTGGGCCAAATATAACCAGATACGTTTTCAGGTTGAGCGCCGTGGGCACCGTCCTCATTTGGATGATAATGAACTCGCCGATAGCATGGAAATGACGGGAGAGATGATTGCCCAATTAAAAGCTGGTTCGTGTCTCACCTTGTATAACGATGAGCATGGGCAACTGTTGGAAGTCAAAGAAGGGTTACAACTTCCCGAAGTTGCACCGGTCGTTAATTTGCGACGAGGGTGATAAGCAATCACCGCTGAATACCTGATAGCAGGCCGCCCTGTGCTTATATCAGGTATTCAGAACCAACCAGTATGTTATTTCCGCCTAAGTTAATCGTGCCAAACTTCACTTTTAATCCCCCCCTTTCTTTATATATTGCTATGATTTAGCCGGTATTGTTACGGGCAGTCATAATGAATATTCCTATGGAAGCGGCATGACAACGGGAGCACACAGTGAATCAAAACCCTTTCGGACAAATTATTGGTGCAGAATTACCGCAGTGGCAATCAGCGTTGCGGCCTCAACGAGAAATTTTACCCGGGCATTTTTGCTATTTGGCCCCTGTTGACTCAGATAAACATGAAGCATCTTTGTATCAGGCATATCACCTGATTCTTGATGCCAGTGACTGGACCTATTTTTATTGTGAGCGGCCAGAGAGTGAAAATGATTTCCAGCAGTA
The sequence above is drawn from the Yersinia enterocolitica subsp. enterocolitica genome and encodes:
- the pgaB gene encoding poly-beta-1,6-N-acetyl-D-glucosamine N-deacetylase PgaB, translating into MAKILFFIRILVVGMITLLASVCYAEKPVFVPPAERALPLSERPWQKNTFVVIAYHDVEDESADQRYLSVRSSALSEQLAWLKDNRYNVVSVDQILAARNGGTPLPNKAVLLTFDDGYSSFYNRVYPFLEANNLSAVLAPVGTWIDTPPNKKVDFGGLSTDRDRFLTWKQITEMSKSKLIEIGAHTYASHYGVIANPQGNTEPAAANLIYDPKTKKYETEAAFKQRMEKDISLITERIIKATGKQPRVWVWPYGAPNGTVLNILRQHGYQMAMTLEPGIGNVNDLMNIPRILISNNPSLKDFAQLVTSVQEKDIMRVAHVDLDYLYDPDPVQEKENLDKLVQRISDLRVTTVFLQAFSDPKGDGNIRQVYFPNRWIPMRQDLFNRVAWQLASRPDVDVYAWMPVLAFEMDSSLPRIQRIDPKTGKTSIDPDQYRRLSPFNPEVRQRIIDIYRDMAYSAPIDGILYHDDAVMSDFEDASPDAIRAYEKAGFPGSIAEIRKDPETMARWTRYKSKYLVDFTNELTRQVRDIRGPQVKSARNIFAMPILEPESEAWFAQNLDDFLANYDWVAPMAMPLMEKVPLSESNEWLAQLVNKVAQRPGALNKTVFELQSKDWTKPEGSNAISGPILAGWMRQLQLNGAQNFGYYPDNFITGEPPLKDVRPVLSSAWYPLYDR
- the pgaC gene encoding poly-beta-1,6-N-acetyl-D-glucosamine synthase, giving the protein MIDRIIALLILCLVLSIPAGMILLFTGDVLLNFVFFYPLFMSGIWITGGVYFWLKRERHWPWGDDVPPPELKGNPLVSILIPCFNEGLNARETIHAALAQTYTNIEVIAINDGSSDDTAQVLDALLAEDPRLRVIHLAHNQGKAIALRMGAAAARSEYLVCIDGDALLDSKAVPYLVAPLIANPRTGAVTGNPRIRTRSTLIGRVQVGEFSSIIGLIKRTQRVYGQVFTVSGVVAAFRRRALADVGYWSPDMITEDIDISWKLQIRHWSVFFEPRGLCWILMPETLGGLWKQRLRWAQGGAEVFLKNMFKLWRWRNRRMWLLFLEYSLSITWAFTYLFSIILFLLGLVITLPPGIHVQTVFPPAFTGMVLALTCLLQFAISLVIERRYEPKLGNSLFWIIWYPMVYWMLSLFTTVVSFPKVMLNTKRKRARWVSPDRGIGRVKP
- the pgaD gene encoding poly-beta-1,6-N-acetyl-D-glucosamine biosynthesis protein PgaD, translating into MSAPLIHTEQRLLPRLIDIIITALAWFGFIFLFVKGFLDMIHRAPNMGPIPFRMYILAGLTTLALYAAIAAFNAIVLIVWAKYNQIRFQVERRGHRPHLDDNELADSMEMTGEMIAQLKAGSCLTLYNDEHGQLLEVKEGLQLPEVAPVVNLRRG